Proteins encoded within one genomic window of Thermococcus celer Vu 13 = JCM 8558:
- a CDS encoding DUF432 domain-containing protein yields MFGEHGLRTRFIKIGDKRIHLLEEKGDIVRYRRDDTELLIKKSDNKLGIFPAPAVGYGVKFLMIKFKAPVVVPPRDSLTGFVEAPIEVDVRLGGKSVDHFIVGREKYALYGTIEAGLIARYHLSPFYLEEPDSLGVVGLILTNPSDDWKSLDRIVFPITNSTMYYSGDRGYYPLLIVTMKNHIPEVNNTGKPPREGLNAVGDAGSLPNFLMRW; encoded by the coding sequence ATGTTCGGCGAGCACGGGCTCAGAACGAGGTTCATCAAAATCGGCGATAAACGCATTCACCTGCTCGAGGAGAAGGGGGATATTGTGAGATACAGGCGGGATGATACGGAGCTTCTGATCAAAAAGAGCGATAATAAACTGGGGATTTTCCCCGCTCCGGCGGTGGGCTACGGCGTTAAATTCCTCATGATAAAGTTTAAAGCTCCGGTGGTCGTGCCCCCGCGCGACTCCTTAACGGGCTTCGTGGAGGCCCCAATTGAGGTTGACGTGAGGCTCGGGGGTAAATCCGTAGATCACTTTATCGTGGGCAGGGAGAAGTACGCCCTCTACGGAACGATCGAGGCCGGGCTGATAGCGCGCTATCACCTGAGTCCGTTCTACCTGGAGGAGCCAGATTCTCTGGGGGTGGTCGGGCTGATCCTCACGAACCCCTCGGACGACTGGAAGAGCCTTGATAGGATCGTGTTCCCCATAACAAACTCCACGATGTATTATTCCGGTGATAGGGGGTACTACCCGCTTTTGATAGTTACAATGAAGAACCACATTCCCGAGGTAAACAATACCGGGAAACCTCCGAGAGAGGGGCTTAACGCGGTTGGAGATGCCGGGTCCCTGCCCAACTTCCTCATGAGGTGGTGA
- a CDS encoding DUF434 domain-containing protein: MLHDAYRDLKYLLNRGYRKSVALNFVANHYRLTKAERHLLARCVFPDGWIAETRKKLLQAEELEGRVVGVDGFNVLITLESLLEGRAILCEDGLVRDLKYQGKYVLTERTESLLHGIVGSLRELAVKKAVFFYGKNVPGSGVVKKLTEKALASNAVVGEARLVRSPDFELKAYDTVATADVGIIEKVPFVFDLAAYTGLRLGKRGMPFSELFRPSTAGRWSI, translated from the coding sequence ATGCTCCACGATGCCTACCGCGATCTGAAGTACCTCCTCAACAGGGGCTACCGGAAGAGCGTGGCCCTTAACTTCGTGGCCAACCATTACAGACTGACCAAGGCAGAGAGACATCTCCTCGCGAGGTGCGTTTTCCCGGACGGATGGATAGCCGAGACGAGAAAAAAGCTCCTCCAGGCGGAGGAACTCGAGGGCAGGGTTGTGGGTGTGGACGGCTTCAACGTCCTGATAACCCTCGAATCTCTTCTGGAGGGACGGGCGATACTCTGCGAGGACGGGCTCGTGAGGGACCTGAAGTACCAGGGAAAGTACGTACTCACGGAAAGAACGGAAAGCCTGCTCCACGGAATAGTCGGCTCCCTGAGAGAGTTAGCGGTCAAGAAGGCGGTCTTCTTCTACGGGAAAAACGTTCCGGGCAGCGGCGTCGTCAAAAAGCTCACCGAGAAAGCGCTTGCGAGTAATGCTGTGGTCGGGGAGGCCAGACTCGTCAGAAGCCCCGACTTCGAACTTAAGGCTTACGATACCGTGGCAACCGCCGACGTCGGCATCATCGAAAAGGTTCCCTTCGTCTTTGATCTGGCAGCCTACACAGGTCTTCGGCTGGGTAAAAGGGGGATGCCGTTTTCTGAACTTTTCAGACCCTCGACTGCGGGACGGTGGAGTATCTAA
- a CDS encoding HD domain-containing protein encodes MYAEKELLDEIRELLGDRELYELYERTFREYRYYFETTNYIVLNVYGFNDHGPVHVLLTTRRALELLNIVKRFGMETTAEKLGKPLRWSKFIVAFGALFHDIGNMIHRINHYEFSVFLAEPIIERLVGEFEDRDPLLLKSLTLNAIYTHDEAVPCTTIEGSLVTIADGCDMEAGRSRLAYKRDKVDIHAVSALAIERVEIREGDEEQPILIEIWMKHPAGIFQVDEILTKKVRSSLLRGMVRLRIHAGEEVLEKVI; translated from the coding sequence ATGTACGCGGAGAAGGAGCTGCTGGACGAGATAAGGGAACTCCTCGGCGATAGGGAGCTCTACGAACTCTACGAGAGGACCTTTCGGGAGTACCGCTACTACTTCGAGACGACCAACTACATCGTTCTGAACGTCTACGGCTTCAACGACCACGGTCCCGTTCACGTCCTCCTGACGACGCGCCGTGCCCTCGAACTGCTCAACATCGTCAAGAGGTTCGGGATGGAGACCACCGCGGAGAAGCTCGGCAAACCCCTCCGCTGGAGCAAGTTCATAGTGGCGTTCGGGGCGCTGTTCCACGATATCGGGAACATGATACACAGGATAAACCACTACGAATTCAGCGTCTTCCTGGCGGAACCGATAATAGAGAGACTCGTGGGGGAGTTCGAGGATAGGGACCCCCTCCTCCTCAAGTCCCTGACGCTGAACGCGATATACACCCACGACGAGGCCGTTCCCTGCACCACCATCGAGGGTTCCCTCGTCACCATAGCGGACGGCTGCGACATGGAGGCTGGGAGGAGCAGGCTCGCCTACAAGAGGGACAAGGTGGACATCCACGCGGTCTCGGCCTTGGCTATAGAGAGGGTGGAGATACGCGAAGGGGATGAGGAGCAGCCCATCCTCATCGAGATATGGATGAAGCATCCCGCGGGGATCTTCCAGGTCGACGAGATACTCACGAAGAAGGTCAGGAGCTCCCTGCTCAGGGGGATGGTTAGGCTGAGGATACATGCCGGTGAGGAGGTTCTGGAAAAGGTTATTTAA